The genomic DNA gagcccACACGCGAGGGCTCGGGGAATGGTGTCGTGATGGTCTAGTGCACCAGCTTGTTCATAGCCAGTAGCCACGACCAGCTGCGCCACATGCGGTCGACCGTCGCCTGGCGGTGCGCCcacgcgtcggcgccgccgcggtcgGACAGGAGCGCGGTCTGGcccgcggcctcgagcacgccgaggtcctGTGCGAtctccgcctcgaggcgcgacgacacggcgcggtcgcgcgcggcggccggtACCAGCGTGCCAAacgacgtgcgcagcgtgtcgacgtcgaggagcaggaaGCCGTACCCCTTTGCGCCGGCCGTATCCCCGCGGCtgacgagcgcgtcgacgcggcgcagcgcctcccacgcgccgaggcgcgcgtcgcgcacagtgcgctgcaccttgACCGAGGCTTCGCCGTACaggagcgagcgcacgcagcgcacgccctGCGTCCAGAGCAGGTAGACCAGtgccagcgccggcgcgaggccgacaaAGCCAAtgagcagctcctgcgAGCGCAGGAGCCAGTCGATGCCGCTGAGCGcgacctcgaggtcgacctTGGCCTTTTGCACCTGGATCAGCACGGTGCGGATGAGGctgccgccgaggagcgagcgcagcggcgtgcggatATCGCGCTCGTACAGCTCCATGACGCTCGTCAggtcgccgtgctgcacgcgctgcaccgcgttggcgatcgcgccgtcgcgccacTTGAGCTTGTCCGAccccagctcggcgaccatcCGCTCCAGGCTGTGCTGgtccgccgcgagcgagtcgcgcgaGATGAtcatgcggcgctccgcctgaccggcgcgcaccgtgtcgaggaggcgcatcgccggcTCGTACACCCACCCAATcacgaggccgcgcagcgtcgcacCGGCCTGGgtgagctgctcgacgatcgACGTCCAGTTCGCCGAGACGTACTGCGTGATGCCGATCGAGACGAGCGGATaggcgacgagcagcggccAGGTCCGTGCGAGGAGCGACGGCTTGccgcacgcgtcgctcgccaggaggcgcgcgacgcggctctcgtgccgcgcgacggcatcgagcagcaccgaggcggcgtcCTCGACGGATGCCGCCTTGGCatcgtcgctgccgagtGCCTTGGCGACCttgtgcacgagcgcctggacgTCGCTCGCCTGCTCGTTGGCGTGCCACGCAAGTGCGACCGACccgagcgtctcggcgagcgcatcgtacgcctcgctcaggcgcgcgccccgcgcgtgcgcttccATGCGTACGCCACGCAGCGTcacgagcgcgctgcgcggcagccCGCGGTGCGCAATACTATAGACACTcttgccgacgcgctcggggAGGGCTGCGTGAGCTTCGCTACCTACTTTGCACCCAGTACACCGTGCCTTGCCACGGCGACTCTTCGATCTGCGCCCAGTACcactgcagctcgcgcaccgcgcccgcgtcctgcgtcagggcgtcgacgaggtagcgcagcgtcgccaGCACCACGCGTGTGGTGTCTGCATCGGTATGctccgcgctgcgcacgcgcgcgagcgcgctcgaAAGCGCCGCACACGTACGCAG from Malassezia japonica chromosome 1, complete sequence includes the following:
- the NCA2 gene encoding Nuclear control of ATPase protein 2 (TransMembrane:1 (o389-407i); EggNog:ENOG503NV6S; COG:S), which encodes MSAARSLAGSLEAALHGLAPPSARTWDGETLLRLRTCAALSSALARVRSAEHTDADTTRVVLATLRYLVDALTQDAGAVRELQWYWAQIEESPWQGTVYWVQTLPERVGKSVYSIAHRGLPRSALVTLRGVRMEAHARGARLSEAYDALAETLGSVALAWHANEQASDVQALVHKVAKALGSDDAKAASVEDAASVLLDAVARHESRVARLLASDACGKPSLLARTWPLLVAYPLVSIGITQYVSANWTSIVEQLTQAGATLRGLVIGWVYEPAMRLLDTVRAGQAERRMIISRDSLAADQHSLERMVAELGSDKLKWRDGAIANAVQRVQHGDLTSVMELYERDIRTPLRSLLGGSLIRTVLIQVQKAKVDLEVALSGIDWLLRSQELLIGFVGLAPALALVYLLWTQGVRCVRSLLYGEASVKVQRTVRDARLGAWEALRRVDALVSRGDTAGAKGYGFLLLDVDTLRTSFGTLVPAAARDRAVSSRLEAEIAQDLGVLEAAGQTALLRRSTACGAAGRGYWL